A single genomic interval of Acidovorax sp. 1608163 harbors:
- a CDS encoding multidrug transporter has product MKIQFDVPPSSPQESNGLSVRYAASKRQVPRWRWYLLLAMVLTPPAYLMGRFAVSYWWETTPGLVVTEQVVVRAPVAGQVARIADVGERLRAGQALMDLEQEPSALPDVATPANPQPPVQPIAEPFAPNQPLAIRLSMQEETQRLTLQQLALQQEKLKALQALRAEGAATRNEVDNAQAVVLQTQAEASRARAAASESRSLLAQARVATLIPTPTTATSSRSDKTQPTRTPTLKAPFDAIVVRQLVRSGEHVEAGADVAVVQGTAKSPWYTPTCPPDKHAMPNRAD; this is encoded by the coding sequence TTGAAAATACAGTTTGATGTTCCTCCCAGCTCTCCACAGGAGAGCAATGGCCTGTCCGTGCGCTACGCTGCCTCCAAACGCCAGGTGCCACGTTGGCGCTGGTACCTTCTGCTGGCCATGGTGCTCACACCTCCCGCCTACCTTATGGGACGGTTTGCCGTGTCGTACTGGTGGGAGACAACGCCCGGATTGGTCGTGACCGAACAAGTGGTCGTTCGGGCGCCTGTGGCCGGTCAAGTTGCACGGATTGCTGACGTTGGCGAACGGCTGCGCGCTGGCCAGGCTTTGATGGACTTGGAGCAGGAACCATCGGCATTACCAGACGTGGCAACACCCGCCAACCCCCAACCCCCTGTGCAGCCCATCGCGGAGCCATTCGCGCCCAACCAACCCCTGGCCATCCGTTTGTCCATGCAGGAGGAGACCCAACGTCTCACGCTGCAGCAACTGGCGCTTCAACAGGAAAAACTGAAAGCCTTGCAAGCCCTTCGTGCAGAGGGTGCTGCGACGCGCAACGAAGTCGACAATGCCCAGGCCGTGGTGCTGCAAACACAAGCAGAAGCCAGCAGGGCCCGCGCTGCGGCCAGTGAATCTCGAAGCCTGCTCGCGCAGGCACGTGTGGCCACACTCATCCCAACGCCAACTACCGCCACGTCCTCCAGATCCGACAAGACCCAACCCACCAGAACGCCGACGTTGAAGGCCCCCTTTGACGCAATCGTAGTGCGACAGCTGGTTCGTTCCGGGGAACACGTAGAAGCAGGTGCCGATGTGGCCGTGGTGCAGGGCACAGCCAAATCCCCCTGGTACACGCCTACCTGCCCCCCGGACAAGCACGCTATGCCCAACCGGGCAGACTAG